One Arachis hypogaea cultivar Tifrunner chromosome 18, arahy.Tifrunner.gnm2.J5K5, whole genome shotgun sequence genomic window, tccaggaccctcaagatagactacatcgtggtcaacgtaagttcagcctacaatgccctaataggtcggacaacactcaatcaactcggcgcaatagtctcaactccacatctatgcatgaaatttccaactacaGAAGGAATAGCCAcggtaaaagcagatcaaaagatggcacgccgctgttataacaaaagtctaaacctcagaggcagaggagaagagtttcatacaattgagttTGGCGAAGTTCagcgacgagaagaactccgtccgcagccggaaggcgagatagagaaggttcaaatcggagacacctcggacaaaacaactaatatcggaacgatcctaagaggagactcaaaagaattactgatacaattcttacgcgataatgtcgatctcttcgcatggaaagccacaGATATGCCAggtatagaccccaagctaatgtgccacaagttggcggtatATCCGGgaggtacttctttgatatagattggctaaaaggtccctctcgtaggccattgatgagtcccatgatggcggcctctgttggtaaactttgtatgtccatgcatgttttgttgaatctttccatgtagttgcggagactctcccgatctccttgcttgatccctagtaaactgggtgcgtgcttggccttatccttctggatggagaatctgaccaggaactttttggccaggtcttcaaagtttgagatggactttggaggtaagttgtcgaaccatctgattgctatCTTCGTGagggttgttggaaaagctttgcagcgaacggcatctgaggcgtcggtaaggtacattctgcttctgaaattgctgagatgatggttgagATCTGTGGTGCCGTcgtacaaaatcatatccgggagtttgaagtcttttggaattttggttttcatgatttacctggtgaatggatcttgttctttgcgtgaattttcctcaggagtaGTCCGAGGAGTTTTTGATTTgtgatcggcttctaattgctgtaatttttcttccaattctcgacgttgccgtacctctctttgtagatcctttccgatttctcgttgttgttgggtttctttctcaagttgtttcaagcgatcttgaagcgcctctattgctcccggatttgatgaatttttgtctccgttggattcCGGGGTGTCTTTCAGTGtggtgtccgcgtttttgtgcggcgttctgttttctagatctgaatcatggtcgttgtcatggccgtctgccatggtgttgggatgacttccaggttccccggcaacggcgccaatgttccgagagttacctgaaactggaggtcgatctcggacgagatcttctgtactggttagAGATAACGTGTCCGGTTGGCTGATGGCAGCCGGAGCTgttgtatccgacttgttggatttacagcactgctgatccttgatcaccgaagggtggggggtacctgcaagagactccgatgcttaagttagcacgggtattaagcaggttttatgtagaatcagagtatgagttatacctgggtgctccagtgtatttataatggtgtgatagtgacctttttagataagataagttagttatctttatcttatctttatcttttgagttgaggtcagcttatcttcaagggaaccgcccttatctctataggctcgtacggcctgtggatttgggttgtgttcctctatttgggccctttattgggctctcttgttgatttggccgacctctttgagaagaggtcgggtagcctgacctgaagaggtcggtcgctttgtcgtcaatcatcccaggtcgggtagctcgaccccGAGTATGAACAATACTCATTTTAAGTTGTATAAGTTTTTTAAATAGAGAATAGTTATGGagtttatgaataattttttcacCTTTAGAGAGAATTGGAGAGGAACATTGAATTTTATCTGTAATGAAAAATTCTACTTCTGCTCTTTTCTATCACCCAAAAAAGTTTGGTTTTTGTTTCTTCAATCAAacaacagttttttttttttcatcttaagcaataaaagagaaaattaatcCTTATCTGTTAAGTCaggttatattaaattatttgtattatgctttattattttgtaatttttttttgaaatttaaaaaaaaattaatattcacatatatccGCAAAAAATTAGCCTTTCCCACAAAAAAACTGATAAATAAAgaactaagacaaataaaaagaaaatatgagtatttttcttaacaaaaatagaAGCATGGAAAGGAATACTTGTCCCCGTAACTCTATTACCATTCCTACAAACTTCCCTTCAAAATCGATCACATGAAGAAGTGATGTTCAGGATCTTTGAGAACAAAAATAATGTTATCTGAAAAGTATCATGTGGATGAAACATAGTTTTTTCTCCAATTTTTATGGCAACTAATAATTATGATTTTTCCCTCGGAAACATGCATGGCTTTGGTTGTAGAAtctagaatgaaagtgaagaaaaTCAAGCaacaatcacaaaaaaaaaaaaaaaaaacaataaattatacatttaaaTCAAGGTGATAAACAATTATGGAAACATCATCCAAATCCTCCACGTTACTTAGCTCTAAAAATCACATGCACCACAAGGAATATTCAGACCAATCTAACATCTTGACCTATGCCCATCTAGCATGCACATGCATCTCCTTTACCCTTTTTTGTCcattgcatttttcttttttcaacttGCACATCTAAAATAAGTAGAAATCACTTCACAAGAACAAATACATGAAATCATGAATACAAATCTAAAACCACACTTTGCTTCACTTTCCAAGAGATTTCACGTTATTTTACTACTATAGGATAAagtaaaatagatttttttttttttttcattcacaactctTCAATGGATTTCCGCACAAGCAATCATTGTCACTAAACGACGCCGCATCGAGGTGATCAAAAGGTGATCCAATCGGAATGGTTCCACAAAGATGGTTGTGGCTCAGATCCAAGTGTCCAACGAACCGAACCGAAGATAACGAACCGGGTATCTTACCGGTCAAGTTATTATGGGACAAATCAAGTGCCATAAAATAGGTCCTTACCCCAAAAACATCGGGTATAGCACCCTCGAACCCGTTTCGGCTCAGATTCAATATACCCATACCCGAATTACTCAATAATTTCGAAGGTATTTGACCTGACATAGAGTTGCCATCCAATTTAAGTGTTGAAAGAACCTTCATTTTTCCAAGCTGAACCGGGATTGAACCGGTAATCCGGTTCATCGATAAATCAAGATCCGCAAGCCGgttcattttaaaaattgattttggtATCGAACCGGTTAGTTCGTTTCGACTCAGCAGGGCGCGACTCAGCATTCTGAGATTTCCGAAATTCCACGGCAACGCGCCGGAGATTTGGTTGTTGCTGAGGTCAAGGTGTTTGAGCCCGGCAAGGTTGACGATCGACTTCGGAATCTTGCCGGAGATGGCATTGTCGCCAAGGCTCAAAACTGTGAGTCGCCGGAGCTTTCCGATGTCGGCCGGAATATCACCGGAGATCTGATTTCCGGTGAGATCGAGGATTCGAAGCGAGGAAAGTGACGATGAAATGCAGGAGGGGATATCTCCGGAGATTGCCTTCCAGTCGGCGACCACGAGTGTGGAAAGTCCGGTGAGTTTGCAAATCTCCGGCGAGATATTTCCGGTCATGTAGCCGGTGCGTTGAAGCTTCTGGAAGATAAGGTCTTGTGACTCGCCTCGGAGGTTGATATCGGTGACACGGTGGGTGTTTGGATCGCAGCTGAGACCGTACCAGCCCTGGCAGCAGTCGTTGCCCGTCCAAGTCTGGAAGATGCCGAGATAAGGTTCGGTCAGGGCGTCCTTGAAGGCTATGAGTGCTGCCCGGTCTGACGGCGGGCAGGCAGTAACGGCAGATATGACGGACAAGATAAAGAGAGTAAGGAACAAgagcgaagaagaagaagccatgtACTTAAGTGTGTTGTGTGAGTGTGTGGGTTAACGTTTGTGAGTAATGGGTTATTATATACAAGTAACTGAATAAGTGGTTGGTGAATAAAACGAATTTGACAGTGATAGAGAGATAGTGAGTTTATGTTAAAATTGGTGGGGTTAAGCTTTGGGTTTTATTGAAGCTAATTAGCTTCAACGAGTGAGTGGTAGGCATATGCATGCCACATGCAATTGCAAATGGTGGGGTTAACATCTTGATTAATAATCATCATAGAAATATAAGTCTTGGCTAAATCAAGATTCATACTTTTTTAAGAGTAAGAAAATAGTTTTCACCTGTGATTAAGTCTATAGACGCTTATAGAAgaagaatattatttttgttacggTACAGTCCAAACGTCATTCGGGCCGACCCGATCCATAGGCCACCAGACCTAAATGAGCGGGCGCGAGATGCTCAAcggccgacccggacacgcgtcctttACAGCTCACTACTACAGCTGTATTGGGAAGTTTCGAGGAAGGTGGGTCTGCCCTCGCGGGACCCACTCCTGACATGGTATATATGGGGAGAGTCCTACCCCTCCTCAAGGTACGTGACCCTACTCCAAATTCTCACATCACCTATACACTCTATTGACTTgggcatcggagtgtcattgcaggtgacacccccctcaCTTCATCAAGAGCTTGTCAGATCGGCAGCCCACGCGAACCGTTCCCAGCGCCCAAACCAAGACAGAGACCCATCTTCTCGCACATCCTACCACCTGAACCATCCGATAACCCGACGTACCGAATATTGGTGCCGTCTGCGGGGACTCTCTCTAACATGGATTTTGGTTTCTGGCGCGGCCGACGGTGGGGCCGGAACCCGCGGGGAGGGGATAGATCCCCGAAGTAGCGGGGTAGCCGTCGGAGCCACCGTTCGCGAAGGCAGCAGATCTCCCCCACGACACATGGAGGGACGACCCTTTGGAGGGACTAACAGCGATAGCGCCAGGATAATACAAGAGCTGCGCCACAGGGTGCAAAACTTGGAGCGAGAAGTAGCCAACCGTGAAAGTCGTCAGCCCACTCCTAGCCAGGAGCCTTCCTAATCCACTCCAAGGGGAGAAAGGAGTCTCCGGAGGAGTCGCTCCAGGCGCACCCCGAACCCCCGGACAGAATCAGAAAGCCAAGAGAGCAGAGAGGTGCCAAGGAGAAGGCGAGACCCGTT contains:
- the LOC112772300 gene encoding uncharacterized protein, with protein sequence MASSSSLLFLTLFILSVISAVTACPPSDRAALIAFKDALTEPYLGIFQTWTGNDCCQGWYGLSCDPNTHRVTDINLRGESQDLIFQKLQRTGYMTGNISPEICKLTGLSTLVVADWKAISGDIPSCISSSLSSLRILDLTGNQISGDIPADIGKLRRLTVLSLGDNAISGKIPKSIVNLAGLKHLDLSNNQISGALPWNFGNLRMLSRALLSRNELTGSIPKSIFKMNRLADLDLSMNRITGSIPVQLGKMKVLSTLKLDGNSMSGQIPSKLLSNSGMGILNLSRNGFEGAIPDVFGVRTYFMALDLSHNNLTGKIPGSLSSVRFVGHLDLSHNHLCGTIPIGSPFDHLDAASFSDNDCLCGNPLKSCE